In Phocoena phocoena chromosome 11, mPhoPho1.1, whole genome shotgun sequence, one DNA window encodes the following:
- the LGALS2 gene encoding galectin-2 — protein sequence MNMDMKMGTTLKIKGKIADCADGFVINLGQGTDKLNLHFNPRFNESTIVCNTWEGNCWGQEQRDSHMCFRLGSEVKLLVTFDNNEFKVKMPDGHQLTFPNRLGHNHLSYLSVQGGFSISSFKLE from the exons ATGAACATGGACATGAAGATGGGGACAACCCTGAAGATCAAGGGCAAGATCGCAGACTGTGCTGATGG CTTTGTGATTAATCTGGGCCAGGGGACAGATAAACTGAACCTGCATTTCAACCCACGTTTCAATGAATCCACCATCGTCTGCAACACATGGGAGGGCAACTGCTGGGGGCAGGAGCAACGGGACAGTCACATGTGCTTCAGACTGGGATCAGAGGTCAAG CTCCTCGTGACCTTCGACAACAACGAATTCAAGGTGAAGATGCCAGATGGGCACCAGCTGACCTTTCCCAACAGGCTGGGCCACAACCACTTGAGCTACCTGAGTGTGCAGGGTGGGTTCAGCATCTCCTCCTTCAAGCTAGAATGA